The following coding sequences lie in one Vibrio sp. ED004 genomic window:
- a CDS encoding BTAD domain-containing putative transcriptional regulator: MMKQIWILVGLLLMPLTTQAQELTQYTAIRVQKAHKLAQDEQVKQAIDVLAGLELSKGYDKAYVARMLGVFYWQDGKTDKAIKQLTYAVDTNLLVDEQAWITKRMLADLLLNDQQFKNALPHYYELVKTAPETEKKDVLWMRIAQAEYQIENWSKVLVAIGNRDKFNAKSELSPLSLKLGAQLQLKQWKQSIPTLESLIELQPEKDNWWRQLVGIQLRLERNRDALNTLALADLQGVELKNSDRRLLAQLYAKRGIPERAAQEIAKLDDANSDVQLLAEQATYWQLAKEWDSAIEVWTLASKKDTQYHWNVAQLLVQQGYYDRALVVLDKVKDKNKQADVALAKVRSWYKLKNLDNALAQAKRANNIEPSSEAKGWIKYLTQLRTVSDNGNV, from the coding sequence ATGATGAAACAGATATGGATATTAGTGGGCTTGCTGTTAATGCCCCTTACAACACAAGCGCAAGAGCTGACTCAATATACTGCTATTCGTGTTCAAAAGGCGCATAAGCTTGCTCAAGATGAACAGGTTAAACAGGCCATCGACGTACTTGCAGGTTTGGAGCTTTCTAAAGGCTACGACAAAGCGTATGTAGCTCGTATGTTGGGTGTGTTTTACTGGCAAGATGGCAAAACCGATAAGGCGATTAAGCAGCTTACATACGCCGTCGATACCAATTTGCTGGTGGATGAACAAGCTTGGATAACCAAGCGTATGCTTGCTGATCTGTTATTAAATGATCAGCAGTTCAAAAACGCGCTTCCACATTACTATGAGCTAGTAAAAACAGCACCAGAGACAGAAAAGAAAGACGTGCTTTGGATGCGAATTGCACAAGCGGAATACCAAATCGAGAACTGGTCAAAAGTACTAGTAGCGATTGGTAATCGTGACAAGTTCAATGCGAAATCAGAACTGTCGCCTCTGTCTCTAAAACTGGGTGCGCAACTACAGTTAAAGCAGTGGAAGCAATCTATTCCAACACTGGAAAGCCTGATTGAACTTCAGCCAGAAAAAGACAACTGGTGGCGTCAACTTGTGGGCATTCAGTTAAGACTAGAGCGCAACCGCGATGCATTGAACACACTAGCGCTGGCTGATCTACAAGGTGTAGAGCTGAAAAACTCAGACCGCCGACTATTGGCTCAGCTATATGCTAAACGTGGTATTCCAGAGCGTGCAGCACAAGAAATCGCTAAGTTAGATGATGCGAACAGCGATGTTCAACTTCTGGCTGAGCAAGCAACCTACTGGCAGTTAGCGAAAGAGTGGGACAGTGCTATTGAAGTGTGGACGTTAGCGTCTAAAAAAGACACGCAATATCATTGGAACGTGGCTCAATTACTGGTTCAGCAAGGTTACTACGATCGTGCTCTGGTTGTTTTGGATAAAGTGAAAGACAAAAATAAACAAGCCGACGTCGCATTGGCGAAAGTACGTTCTTGGTATAAGTTAAAGAACCTTGATAACGCACTGGCACAAGCGAAACGTGCGAACAACATTGAGCCTTCTTCTGAAGCAAAAGGTTGGATTAAATATCTAACTCAGCTAAGAACAGTGAGTGATAACGGCAACGTTTAA
- a CDS encoding MotA/TolQ/ExbB proton channel family protein, with protein sequence MNLKPLAALLCITSLSFSAFSASDSTAQLVNKAKSENRTQASHNVVREADFKKTEQELKAIKAELEAKRTSVQNATDVLTQTFSDNENKLARLEEKLRLETGSLGELFGVVRQNAKELGAELSSTVNSVDRAEHTATVYQIIDAKSLPSMPQLSGLWMSMVEQIQASSELSKSQIAFINGEGNTQSVDAYRLGSIGLVTDQGYVSWNTQREDAIAYLKQPSNGPTLASLSSLANGDVSNVVVDPSRGFMLEQLALTPSLTDRLQAGGVVGKVILGLLAIGLIIALVRGVSLAIARQKIRAQLKNPEQAGDNPLGRVLAVYNKEQNQTVEALELRLLEAVVDEQTHLEKGLSMLKLLAALAPMLGLLGTVTGMIETFQVITQFGNGDPKVMAGGISMALVTTVLGLVAAMPLLLAHNILSTQAENIRNILEKQGIGLVAEQAEKTVESNVVVSPVGTAA encoded by the coding sequence ATGAACTTAAAACCATTAGCAGCATTGCTTTGTATTACATCACTTTCATTTTCTGCTTTCTCAGCTTCCGATTCAACGGCTCAGCTCGTTAACAAAGCAAAATCAGAGAACCGTACTCAAGCTTCTCATAACGTAGTTCGTGAAGCTGACTTTAAAAAGACTGAACAAGAGCTTAAAGCGATCAAAGCAGAGCTTGAAGCGAAACGTACATCGGTTCAAAACGCGACAGACGTTCTTACTCAAACCTTCAGCGACAACGAAAACAAGCTTGCTCGTTTAGAAGAAAAACTGCGTTTAGAAACGGGTAGCCTTGGTGAGTTGTTCGGTGTCGTTCGTCAAAACGCGAAAGAACTAGGCGCAGAGCTTAGTTCAACAGTAAATAGCGTTGATCGCGCTGAGCACACAGCGACCGTTTACCAAATTATCGATGCTAAATCCCTGCCATCAATGCCACAACTTTCTGGTTTGTGGATGAGCATGGTGGAACAGATCCAAGCAAGCTCAGAGCTTAGCAAATCTCAAATTGCATTCATCAATGGCGAAGGCAACACACAGTCTGTCGACGCTTATCGTTTAGGTTCAATTGGCCTAGTAACAGACCAAGGCTATGTTAGCTGGAACACTCAGCGTGAAGATGCAATTGCGTATCTGAAACAGCCATCAAATGGTCCAACGTTAGCGTCACTTTCTTCACTTGCGAATGGTGACGTATCTAATGTCGTTGTCGATCCTTCTCGCGGGTTCATGCTAGAGCAATTAGCACTGACGCCAAGCCTAACTGACCGTCTACAAGCGGGTGGTGTGGTTGGTAAAGTGATTCTTGGCTTATTGGCTATTGGTCTAATCATCGCATTGGTTCGTGGTGTTTCACTAGCTATCGCACGCCAGAAAATCCGTGCGCAACTTAAGAACCCTGAGCAAGCGGGTGATAACCCACTAGGCCGTGTTCTTGCGGTTTACAACAAAGAACAAAACCAAACGGTTGAAGCTCTAGAGCTGCGACTTTTAGAAGCGGTAGTTGATGAACAGACTCACTTAGAGAAAGGCTTATCGATGCTCAAGCTATTGGCGGCACTAGCACCAATGTTGGGTCTTTTAGGTACAGTAACTGGCATGATCGAAACATTCCAAGTGATCACACAGTTTGGTAATGGCGACCCTAAAGTAATGGCGGGTGGTATTTCGATGGCACTTGTAACTACGGTACTTGGTCTGGTTGCGGCAATGCCTCTTCTATTGGCGCACAACATTCTTAGCACTCAAGCAGAAAACATTCGCAACATTCTTGAGAAACAAGGTATTGGTCTTGTTGCTGAGCAGGCTGAAAAGACCGTTGAATCAAACGTTGTTGTTTCACCAGTTGGGACTGCTGCGTAA
- a CDS encoding energy transducer TonB, producing MIRLFLALPLAGALGLALFSFMAWMVDNGHQRSPDDNETLSFNMVMVEQEQEVQRRQRAVPEKPEMPEPPPEAQTSQSQAEVTPLNSMSSLPSLDLNTSIDGLAINAPTFSDFGSNQQAMPLYRVEPRYPAKALKRGAEGHVIMSFTIDETGRPIDIQVTDANPRRMFEREAMRALKKWKYQPKVVDGKAIAQVGQTVKLEFKLAK from the coding sequence ATGATTCGCCTATTTCTTGCTTTACCGCTAGCGGGTGCATTGGGCTTAGCGCTGTTTTCTTTCATGGCTTGGATGGTCGATAATGGCCACCAACGTTCACCAGATGATAACGAGACGTTGAGTTTCAACATGGTGATGGTGGAACAAGAACAAGAAGTTCAAAGAAGACAACGTGCAGTTCCGGAAAAACCAGAAATGCCAGAGCCGCCACCGGAAGCGCAGACATCTCAGTCCCAAGCTGAAGTTACGCCTCTAAATTCGATGTCTTCTCTGCCTTCATTGGATTTGAATACATCCATTGATGGCCTAGCGATTAACGCACCGACATTCTCTGATTTTGGGTCAAACCAACAAGCAATGCCTTTGTATCGAGTAGAACCTCGTTACCCTGCGAAAGCGCTTAAGCGTGGAGCTGAAGGCCATGTGATTATGTCTTTTACTATCGATGAAACGGGACGCCCAATTGACATTCAAGTCACTGACGCAAACCCACGTCGTATGTTTGAACGTGAAGCGATGAGAGCACTTAAAAAATGGAAATATCAACCGAAAGTCGTCGATGGAAAAGCGATAGCTCAGGTTGGTCAAACCGTGAAACTAGAGTTTAAGTTGGCAAAATGA
- a CDS encoding biopolymer transporter ExbD, translating to MRLGRRHSKNEEAQIDLTSMLDIVFIMLIFFIVTSSFVRESGVEVNRPQASNVVSQKDAGIFVAITSANDIFIDKRVVDVERVQATLEHLLLEQPDASLVIQADEHAYNGTVVKVMDAAKGAGVKNIALAADKR from the coding sequence ATGAGACTCGGTCGACGTCATTCTAAAAACGAAGAGGCTCAAATAGACCTTACTTCGATGCTTGATATTGTCTTTATCATGCTTATTTTCTTTATTGTGACCAGTTCATTTGTTCGTGAATCAGGGGTAGAAGTCAATCGCCCACAAGCCTCTAACGTAGTAAGCCAAAAGGATGCAGGCATCTTTGTTGCGATTACTTCTGCAAACGACATTTTCATTGATAAACGTGTTGTTGATGTTGAACGTGTGCAAGCAACGTTAGAGCATTTGTTGTTAGAACAACCTGATGCTTCTTTAGTTATTCAAGCGGATGAACACGCTTACAACGGTACCGTTGTTAAAGTGATGGATGCTGCGAAAGGTGCAGGTGTTAAAAACATTGCGCTTGCTGCTGATAAGCGATGA
- a CDS encoding MotA/TolQ/ExbB proton channel family protein has translation MDILSGSLLPASWLTSDWLLSLSSFMEQGGFVLWWLAAVVLVYWVLVVERVLYLAFYFPKQRQAWIAKWHEREDHSSWHAKAIREGWLGQASILLNQNLNFIKLLVAICPMLGLLGTVTGMISVFDVMATQGSSDPKLMASGISLATLPTMAGMVAALAGMFVHARLAKVCNRLELKLEKSLRSQR, from the coding sequence ATGGATATTTTGTCGGGTTCTCTATTACCAGCGAGTTGGTTAACGAGTGACTGGCTGCTGTCTTTATCAAGCTTTATGGAGCAGGGCGGTTTCGTCCTGTGGTGGCTAGCGGCTGTCGTCCTAGTGTATTGGGTGCTTGTGGTAGAACGTGTGCTTTATCTTGCGTTCTACTTTCCTAAGCAACGCCAAGCTTGGATAGCGAAATGGCATGAAAGAGAAGATCACTCTTCTTGGCATGCCAAAGCCATTCGTGAAGGTTGGTTAGGGCAAGCGAGTATCTTGCTTAACCAAAACTTGAATTTTATTAAGCTGTTAGTCGCTATTTGTCCGATGCTGGGTTTGTTAGGTACTGTAACCGGTATGATCTCTGTTTTTGATGTCATGGCTACTCAAGGCAGCAGTGACCCTAAATTGATGGCTTCAGGTATCTCGTTAGCAACACTGCCAACCATGGCAGGCATGGTTGCTGCTTTAGCGGGCATGTTCGTTCATGCTCGTTTAGCAAAAGTGTGTAACCGCTTAGAATTGAAATTAGAAAAATCTTTAAGGAGTCAACGATGA